The following are from one region of the Alicyclobacillus fastidiosus genome:
- a CDS encoding TetR/AcrR family transcriptional regulator — MEHRRQQRLDKIRNLMKEDILDAAFQLILEKGISAVSIVEIAKRVDTSRVTIYKYFNSIDEIIFHIQTKVLSELNVYRDFETLTGQTGAEKLLSLLQRFVGMFQTHHEQIRFTAMFDHAYHGAYPSDMLHDMYRDFIRNMRLPLERLIAIGMEDGSLSKEVDPNILALTLEHSTLGLMQHLATRQNVFTNDSMEEDLLILNQFIDTFMKSLTTSY; from the coding sequence TTGGAACATCGACGTCAACAACGGTTGGACAAGATACGCAATCTGATGAAAGAGGATATTTTGGATGCCGCATTTCAGTTGATCCTGGAGAAGGGCATTTCAGCGGTCAGCATCGTCGAGATCGCCAAACGGGTCGACACCAGCCGCGTGACCATATACAAGTATTTCAACTCGATTGACGAGATCATCTTTCATATCCAAACGAAAGTTCTCTCTGAGCTAAACGTGTACAGGGATTTTGAAACGCTGACTGGACAAACAGGTGCCGAGAAACTACTGAGTCTATTACAGAGGTTTGTCGGCATGTTTCAGACTCACCACGAACAGATACGCTTTACGGCAATGTTCGATCACGCTTACCACGGCGCATATCCCTCCGACATGCTGCACGATATGTATCGCGACTTTATCCGCAATATGCGATTGCCCTTAGAACGACTTATCGCAATCGGCATGGAAGACGGTTCGCTCTCCAAAGAGGTCGACCCGAACATATTAGCCTTGACACTGGAACACTCCACACTAGGCCTGATGCAACATTTAGCCACGAGACAAAATGTGTTCACGAATGACTCGATGGAAGAGGACCTGTTGATTCTCAATCAGTTCATCGACACGTTTATGAAATCATTGACGACTTCATATTAA
- a CDS encoding sulfatase-like hydrolase/transferase, translating into MSKSGMNFVFFFPDEMRAESLGCYGHPSVQTPNFDQFALEGVRFDQCHVQNPVCSPSRCSMMTGLYPHVSGHRTLWHLLRPHEPSLFGYLKQAGYQIRWYGKNHLYSDDALHQLLDDDAMRTPEEIKRQMLGDFRAHNPYSSNDPRFYSFLLKPEEGEQGLTETEINVRQAIRFLQSEEAKQQPFILFLPTLMPHAPYVAPEPFYSMYSPDELPPLKPVVAEGKPSYHELIRSYRHLDEIDDDTLVRIQATYLGMISHVDAVFGELMDALAASGLSDSTTVIVSSDHGDYAGDYGLVEKWPNAMEDCLTRVPLMIRTPNGCRGHSVLEQVELFDILPTVLELAGIEAQHDHFAQSLVPQLLGATGDLERAVFAEGGYDGREPHCFEGDPVRDDWFATNPQSYYWPKARQQQERPESVCRATMMRTLDFKLVYRTEDVNELYDLRLDPWELNNVYEKPDYSDVRRSMESALLNWYVRTSDVVPRDSDPGRFIVKGAGQDG; encoded by the coding sequence ATGAGCAAGTCCGGGATGAACTTTGTGTTCTTCTTTCCAGATGAGATGAGGGCGGAAAGCTTGGGGTGCTATGGACATCCCAGCGTGCAAACCCCCAATTTCGATCAATTCGCACTTGAGGGTGTTCGCTTTGATCAGTGCCATGTCCAGAATCCAGTTTGTTCACCGTCCCGTTGTAGCATGATGACTGGATTGTATCCACACGTGTCCGGGCATCGAACTTTGTGGCACCTTTTGCGTCCGCACGAGCCAAGTCTCTTTGGCTACCTGAAGCAAGCAGGATACCAAATCAGGTGGTATGGGAAGAATCACCTCTATTCGGATGATGCACTGCACCAACTGCTCGATGACGACGCTATGAGGACTCCCGAAGAAATCAAGAGGCAAATGCTTGGGGACTTCCGAGCGCACAACCCGTATTCAAGCAATGACCCTCGGTTTTACAGCTTTTTGCTGAAGCCAGAAGAGGGGGAGCAAGGCTTAACAGAGACAGAAATCAACGTTCGACAGGCGATTCGGTTTTTACAATCGGAAGAGGCCAAGCAACAACCGTTTATTCTATTTCTTCCGACACTTATGCCACATGCGCCGTACGTCGCGCCGGAGCCATTTTACAGCATGTACAGCCCGGATGAATTGCCGCCATTAAAACCTGTCGTGGCCGAGGGAAAGCCGTCGTATCACGAACTGATCCGATCGTACAGGCATCTGGACGAGATCGACGACGATACCTTAGTGCGAATTCAGGCCACATACCTTGGGATGATCAGCCACGTCGACGCCGTGTTCGGAGAGCTGATGGACGCGCTTGCCGCGAGTGGACTTTCCGACTCCACCACCGTGATCGTTTCGTCGGACCATGGAGATTACGCGGGGGATTACGGTTTGGTCGAGAAGTGGCCAAACGCGATGGAGGATTGTCTCACGCGCGTGCCTCTGATGATTCGCACGCCGAACGGTTGCCGAGGCCATAGCGTACTCGAACAGGTCGAGTTGTTCGATATTTTGCCGACGGTATTAGAACTGGCGGGAATCGAAGCACAACACGACCATTTTGCTCAATCACTGGTCCCTCAACTCTTGGGAGCGACTGGGGATCTGGAGCGAGCAGTCTTCGCCGAAGGTGGATATGACGGACGGGAGCCACATTGTTTCGAAGGCGATCCCGTTCGCGATGACTGGTTCGCCACCAATCCGCAAAGCTACTACTGGCCAAAGGCAAGGCAACAGCAGGAGCGCCCGGAGAGCGTGTGTCGGGCGACGATGATGCGCACGCTCGATTTTAAGCTGGTTTATCGCACGGAAGACGTCAATGAGTTATACGATTTGCGCCTGGATCCATGGGAACTGAACAACGTGTACGAGAAACCTGATTATTCGGATGTCAGGCGGTCGATGGAGTCGGCGCTGCTCAATTGGTATGTACGAACCTCAGATGTCGTGCCGAGAGATAGCGACCCAGGGCGGTTCATTGTGAAGGGAGCGGGACAAGATGGGTAA
- a CDS encoding formylglycine-generating enzyme family protein, which produces MGNCCSPHRSRLTDKLIATTASPWCDQTSVARSDEMIYIPGGVFLMGTASGEGFLADGEGPVRDVQLKPFYMDACTVTNQEFADFVDDTGYVTEAERYGWSFVFYQFVSATTRNSAVKTAVQGTPWWWVVEGAYWRHPEGADSSVEDKLDHPVTHVSWNDAQAYCKWAGKRLPTEAEWEFAARGGLVQKTYPWGDELTPNGQHACNIWQGDFPRVNEGADGYLGTAPARSFPANGYGLYNVSGNVWEWCADWFSPHHPATDLQVDPTGPKTGQSRVIRGGSYLCHASYCNRYRVAARSSNTPDSSTGHMGFRCARDA; this is translated from the coding sequence ATGGGTAATTGTTGTTCGCCGCACCGCTCACGTCTCACAGACAAGCTGATCGCCACGACAGCGTCTCCATGGTGTGACCAGACGAGTGTGGCGCGTTCGGACGAGATGATTTACATCCCTGGCGGCGTGTTCCTCATGGGCACGGCGAGTGGCGAAGGGTTCTTGGCCGATGGGGAAGGCCCGGTGCGAGACGTTCAACTGAAGCCGTTCTATATGGACGCGTGTACCGTGACGAATCAGGAGTTTGCCGACTTTGTCGATGACACCGGGTACGTGACAGAGGCGGAAAGGTACGGTTGGTCTTTCGTCTTTTATCAGTTTGTTTCAGCAACGACGCGAAATTCGGCGGTGAAGACGGCGGTGCAAGGCACACCGTGGTGGTGGGTCGTCGAGGGTGCCTACTGGCGGCATCCAGAGGGCGCGGACTCGAGTGTTGAGGATAAGCTGGATCATCCCGTGACACATGTCTCATGGAATGACGCACAGGCGTACTGCAAATGGGCAGGGAAACGCTTACCGACAGAAGCGGAGTGGGAGTTCGCAGCGCGAGGAGGGCTCGTGCAGAAGACCTATCCATGGGGAGACGAACTCACCCCGAACGGACAGCATGCCTGCAACATTTGGCAGGGTGATTTTCCAAGGGTGAATGAAGGCGCGGACGGATATTTGGGGACGGCGCCAGCGCGTTCATTTCCCGCGAACGGGTACGGGCTCTATAACGTGTCCGGAAATGTGTGGGAGTGGTGCGCGGATTGGTTCAGTCCACACCATCCGGCCACCGATTTGCAAGTGGACCCGACGGGCCCTAAGACGGGGCAATCACGCGTGATTCGCGGGGGCTCCTACTTGTGTCACGCCTCGTATTGCAATCGCTATCGAGTGGCCGCGCGCAGTTCCAATACGCCCGATAGTTCGACTGGGCACATGGGGTTTCGCTGTGCACGCGATGCCTAG